TTAATCACCCtctaattatcaaattaaatgtcatttttattttcttaagattgcaaaatgatttattctatatcatgattttttcatatctccaacttttaataaaatgttcATCCAATCCCAACTgttaaaacaattattaatcaataaatctatttattagactaaaacaaatattaagattattaaatctttgaattataaaagttttacatataattatactaaaatttaagAGAGGACGGTATAATTATCAGCtactaaaaaaaagtatttgagaaattatataatcccaattatttacataccatccaaataataagttaaaagcAGTAATGGGATTTGGTAgcctatatataattgttaatgTGAATATTATAGTACATGTATTTACTATTTAGAGgtgttcttttatttgttttggcATTGTTAGTGAAATCAAGTGGAAAAGGGTtgacaagagaaagaaataaagaaacgtgtaaacacacacacacacacacatatatttatatttatatttgcatAAAATCTAAGAAAATGGTTAAATCCGATTACTTCGCTTTAGTGTCCGATTATTTCATTAACTCCTAtatttcctcttctctctctctctctctctctccctgtCTAgggttttcaaaattcttctTCTACAAATCCTCCAAGCTTTTGCTCATCTCTCTCAGGTTTCTCTCCCAACTTTCTCTACGCTCACACCCACTTGaatatttttgcatgtatCTTTACACATACATAAGCTTTATATACTATTGAATGTATTGTAAACACGCAATTCACATTGCCGAATGCGAGGGTTTGAGGTTGATCTCTTTGCTTTCTTGCGTGTCTGAGAGAGCGGGAGATGAAGCccttgtgtatttttttttctttcttgtccGTTTAGTACTTTGTGACTATTTAAATGCTTCCGCGCTTGGTCCATGGTCCACTCCGAGATTTTTGATTGCCCTGCTGTTTGTTATTTGTTGATTCCTATAGTTGCCCCTTATTTTTCTTCGTTGAAGAATTCAAATAGAATTGGCTTTTCAGATTGGTTGATCCCTTAGGTTCATAAGGATGCGAGATTTGACTGTTATATATtcggccttttttttttcagggTTTTGAATTGTGATATATTTGGATCAAACTTCAATAAGTTTTGGAAATTGGTGATTCAGTTATCAGGAATACGTTTTCTATAGTGTTTTCCAAAATGAGGACATCATGGGCAGATGCTGTTGACAATGTAGCTACTGGATCTTCTGATAATGCCGGCACTAGTGGtggaaaagaacaaaagtCAGCTCCCACCAAGCCAGCGTATGTTCCACCACACCTTAGGAACAAAACTCCTGCATCGGAGTCACCTGCTCCGTCACTTAGTGGCCCACCATCAGGTAATGATAGGTCTAGGTATAATGGGCCCACAAGTGGATCCCAATGGGCTGGTTCTAGGTCTGATTACGGACGTCAGGGATATGGCAGTGGAGGTCGTGGCAGCGGTGGTTGGGGTGGGAGGAGTGGTTGGGGTGGTAGGGAGCGGGAGGTCAACCCTTTTGGTAACGATGATGTGGATGCAGACACAGAGCATGCGTTTAATGAGCAGGAGAATACGGGTATTAACTTTGATGCTTATGAGGATATTCCTGTGGAGACGAGTGGGGATAATGTGCCACCACCAGTGAATACATTTGCAGAGATAGACTTGGGTGATGCACTTAATCTGAATATTCGAAGATGCAAGTATGTGAAGCCGACTCCTGTTCAGCGACATGCAATACCCATTTCGCTAGCAGGACGAGATTTAATGGCTTGTGCTCAGACTGGATCGGGCAAGACTGCCGCCTTTTGCTTTCCGATTATTAGTGGAATTATGAGGGGACATATTCCACAAAGACCACGTGGAGTTCGCACTGTTTTTCCACTTGCTCTTATTCTTTCACCAACAAGAGAACTCTCAATGCAGGTGAGCCTGTTATTTGAACATTAGTTTCACATTGTTCAAGTTAATTGTCATGTGGTGCCTGAAACTTCGCAGAAGTTGTCATTTCCTTGATTCGTTTCACCTGCAGATACACGAGGAAGCTAGAAAATTTTCCTATCAAACTGGTGTCAGAGTGGTTGTTGCTTATGGAGGAGCGCCAATAAATCAGCAGGTTATTCCTTTGTTATGTTTTTGGATGTCCGTATATACTTTGTGGCATACAATATTTGATGCATAACTTGATTTTGACAGGTGATGGAAAATTCTTGGTTAATGCAATAACTTAATGTATTCATCAATAACTAACAACTTGCAGCTATCCAAAGCGATCATCTTTTGTCTCTGTATACGAGCAACACCCTTTGACATTCCAATGTATCATTATACTTCGAAATAAGATAACTGTAAgcatgaaaaatgaagaatctAAACAATTTGCATGCCActaaacacaaacacaaacagacacaagcacacacacaaacacacacactatTAACGGTCTTGTGAATGCATATCGAGTAACAACCAGTGTCAGGTTTGTTTAACTGTATCTGTTTATTATTTGTCCAATACTTGTGATAATTGCTggaattattttacaattttatttgtaaaattcttGTTAAAATCTTGTTAAATTTGTCAGTGTTATCATgtttataacttattttttctttttttattggtcCATGCGCATTGGGATATGCATGGATTGCTAATGttcaaaatagtattttttgttcatcctaattatttaattgattataggAGCGCAAACGAGTTTAGTTCAAGAAAACTTAAGGCTCGATCTCGAGTGCGGCCTCattcacaaagaaaaatataaacaaattagtTTGTCTAAGGAAtacatcattttgattttattataaaatagagattcttaattttatgttgGAACTAACGAGATgataaatattctttattaattattcaaaaaattataaagttgcGAAGCATGAGTGTGTTCATTTAACTTCAACTTTGTAATTATCAGTTAATGACATGCTTGGTAAAGATTTAGAATGATCATTTACTCGAAATTATATAACCTggtacaattattatttatgaaataataaataaataaatttcatagtTCTGCAGTAATTCTTGCAAAATGTCAATTTTAcaatattgtatataaatatatattaaaaagattaatttagaaataaaatgcgaataattttcagaatagaACTTATGATAAAAATAGTAGCAATctaaatatctcatatttattGGGTAACGTAAGAGAATCTTATAAACCAAGCAATTAGTTCATCTAGTTTATATACACATGCAACATACTACATTAcaagtatgaaattatatacaatgttttaattattagtgtgattgtaattatcattttctttagtACTAATTTGTGGGTGTTACCAAATTTAGCAAAATTTACAAGGAatatactataattaattaaacacatACATATCTTggtgaatatatttaaaaatatgaaaacctattagtatttttaagaatatatcatttttttttcaatttgatttccCAAAAGTTTTTTTGTACTGAATTATAAAAAGGTAGCATTTGCAAATAGAAACCATTAAGATAATTCATAGAAGTAAAAGAATGAACAAAACATTGAATTAACACAGACAAatgaaaattgtatatattatgttaaataatatatatttttcaaaaaagtgtTGGATAAGTTGTATTAATTGAGTTTGTTTTAGATATATagtacataatttataaaatattctggtattattatttttattgtaattgcacgaaattaaaaaaatctaatattgaTAAGAAAGTATTATATGTGTTATACTTGTATGAGTGTATTCATTTGATGTAGTACTAATCATATATGTCTATACATACCTTtagaaagtaataaaaatgaaaacatttaAAAAGTAGGATAAATCTTGCCAGCTCTGGATGGAGAAAGTTGAGACAGAGCTCTAGAATATAGTGTTTGTTGATCGCcaaaatcactgtttatttgtttaagtCCACCTTTTTATCTACACTCTTCAGTGTTTCAGTGGAGTCCAAAAACTCAATAATATTGATGCCTCTTCTGTCTTGCTTTCGGCTTTGTGATCTTATGGAtgtacttctttttttctcttgtctTGCTATCATGTTGGATTATATGGACTTGAAGCAAGAAACAGGTAACAGGAAGTTAGCTGGCGGAGATGTGTTTTCTGGTGCTGTAGCCGTTAATATGAGTAATGATTCTTTGCAGAGATTTGAGACTGTCAATTATACAGTTAGACAGATCCctctttttttcccctcccctccacatttttttgtttaatggCCTTTTTCCATGggtaaattagtatttttctgGTGACTTGTTCTTGTCTTATTAGAATGCAACCAGTAATTCTTTTCATGATAGGTGGCTCTATAACATGTACAGCCTGCCCTGAAGTATTGGCAAAAGTATCGTTTCTACTTGTAGGTGTGgttaaatatcatttatttgtGTACAGCTCCGTGAACTTGAGAGAGGAGTTGATATTCTGGTGGCCACTCCTGGAAGATTGGTTGATTTGCTTGAGAGGGCCAAAGTTTCATTACAAATGATAAGATACTTGGCTCTGGATGAGGCAGACAGAATGCTGGATATGGGATTTGAGCCTCAAATCAGAAAGATAGTGGAACAAATGGATATGCCTCCTCGTGGTGAAAGACAGACAATGCTGTTCAGTGCCACCTTTCCAAAAGAGATCCAGGTCTTTGTTGTAGATCTTTTCTGATTTCCTTCACCATTACCTGCTTTTGTCCCCTATTGGATTTCTATTAAAGTAATTAGGGAATTTTATCTAGTTGAAAAATCCACATCTAGAgttttcatcaaattaaatGACATGATGATGCAATTTGTGGTGTTGTCTGCGGCTGGCAGCTTTAGCCGGCAGCTTTTCTAATACTTGATGGCATTACTGACCTGTgaggattttttaaaaaattttggctTGCTGGTTGATGTTAGTTTAGTCTTGTGAAGATAGCTAAATATTTTACCAAGCAATCTTCtgaaatttctaattttgacATGCAGCGGCTGGCTTCcgattttctttcaaattacatttttttggcAGTTGGAAGGGTTGGTTCTAGTACAGACTTGATTGTTCAAAGAATTGAATTTGTTCATGAGAGTGATAAGAGGAGCCATTTGATGGATCTTCTTCATGCTCAGAGAGCAAATGGAGTTCAAGGAAAGGTAATCCAATTTCTTGTGAACATgcatacttttttcttttgtgatatttttgttcttattattcagtatatgattaaattatggCCTTGTCTAATGTAGGTTAAGTTATTAGATCCTTTTGATAAGGAAgtgttaatattttagtttattaacATTATTTGTTTTAGTTGTTTATGGTTCAATCGAATTATGAAATGTCTGTAATTGGTATCACTAATTCACCTAGCATGTTGTGGAAAATATCAGAAGACCTGCTAGCTAgcttgataattatataaagtaaaCATGGAAATTGGATGCTCGCTGTTGAAATGTCCTGTGTCAGACGTGTGGTAAGTTGGCTTTGTAATTATTCTACCATGTGGAATTTCTCTAACGTCGCCCTTCAATTAGCAGCTTCTCTTCAGTAACATCAATTGGAATATAGGTCTCTGGGGGTCCCCATTTTCATTATATGCCTCTcctcaatttatattttttctgtatGGATGTCTAGAATACTTTTCTCCTGACTTTGCTGATTTGTGCAGCAAGCTCTTACTTTAGTATTTGTGGAAACGAAGAAGGGAGCTGACTCATTGGAACATTGGTTGTGTCTGAATGGTTTTCCTGCTACTACTATCCATGGGGATAGGACACAACAGGTAAGGAGTTAATGCAATCGACAATACAGCTGTATTCTAAATCCATTGATTTATTCCATCTTGATTGGTTTCTGGTTCCAGGAAAGAGAGCTTGCATTAAGATCCTTTAAGAGCGGGAACACACCTATATTAGTGGCAACAGATGTGGCAGCCCGTGGTCTTGATATTCCACATGTTGCTCATGTAATAAACTTTGACCTCCCAAATGACATTGATGATTATGTTCACCGGATAGGACGTACTGGTCGTGCTGGCAAGACAGGATTGGCTACAGCATTTTTTAATGAGAATAACATGTCTTTGGCAAAGCCGCTTGCTGATTTGATGAAGGAAGCAAACCAGGAAGTACCTGATTGGTTGACTCGGTTTGCAAGTCGAGCTTCATATGGAGGTAAAAGTCGGCGTGGTGGTGGACGTTTTGGTGCTCGTGACTTTAGGAGAGATTCTTCTTTTAATAGGAGTGGGAGTGGCAATGATTATTATGGTGGTGGCAGCGGTGGTGGTTATGGAGGTTATAGTGGAGGGTATGGTCCTGCAGCGACCAGTGCTTGGGATTAATTTGTCAAAACTAGTGCTATGTTATCTTggagatttatatattttccatcaaattctgattattattaagcttTCACAATGAGAAGAGAtcttttatatctttttgaCTTCATAATACTTGTGTGATCCACTTGGGGATTACGGGAGAGATGCCATGTAGCTTAGAGCCTAGTTAGACTGCTGTTATATAAGTCAGATCCTCTTctgaaattcttttatttatatgttttttgtttctaaattttgaagctGCTGCAAACTTAAATTTCCAGAGGTGGATCTGAATGTGGCGCATGTAGTGGATGGCTTCAGTTCAGTTTGAGTTATCTTATGATGAACATGTAGGAATTCTTCATACCTCTCTAGCAGTCGGAACGTTATTATTTCTGTGCTGAGCCGCATGGTTTGACGTGTTGCTCCAGTCATCTTGGATACTATATTGCCAGGAAATACAACTTTTCTCGACGAATGTGTAATTGTATATAATGGGAGATCAAATAAAGGGTACTTGTGTCTAGCCCAATGTTAAGTGCTTCAGCTTTCATGTACTTGTGCGTAGAACTCGACAAATTCTGGGGCTAAGTGTGTAGTGTGTAAGTGTGTAGTGTGTATGTTGGAGTAAATTCAGTAACTTTCATTTAGTAATTGGGTGGTGTTGCTTTACTTTAGGAGAAAGGAAAACATGGTAGAACAGCAGAAGGCGGCATTACTGTTCTCGTTTTGGCCTATTCTTTTCTAGGATTTGGATTTGTATAAACACGTTGAGAATGCCTTTTAGTCCGGTTTTGAGCAATATTTGGTTCATGATCTTGGTTCTTGTCCAAGCAGCAAAAACACAGCATACTCCAGTGTGGCAAAAATCTTATCCTGTCCAGAAAGACTGACACTAAAGTaacaattaaaagaaaagggtaaaatgCAGCCATTCCTAACATACGGGGTTAtttgtttcaatttctttttttacatttttctccccaattttttgttttattgcattttatattttttgagaataATGATGGAATATTTTGTTCACGCGTGTACACGAGTCTAAGGGCATTTTTggatttgataaaattataaaggaaTGTTGATAACTCCCAACATATGGAATCATTTGCACTTTGCTACCAAAcctttttacaaaaaaaaaaaaaattaaaaaaatagaaaaaatatgaagaaaagttctgaaaaatggagaaaaacaaaggaaattttcaaaaatttaataccTTATCTACAGATAAATCACTTCACAATGCAAGTCAAATGTAATGTTGGCACAgactaaaatacaaatatacgCTTGATGGTGGCACCCACAAAAAtacacatgatttttttttcctatctcTTTTGGGTTtgattttctctctttttatacaatagtagtgtattttgttttattgtgaAGTTGCATTGTTTCgtgattttttcatttgaattgtTGAAGTTAAATTTTTCCATTTGGGTCAGTGATATTTTCtcatttggattttttttcaatctttgTATTGTTGTGTTGATTTTGTGGTggtgttgaaattttttgtttgtgaattgaagtttaaatttttttggttctATTGAGAGGTTTCACACACCTAATATCACAGAAAgttcatgatttttttgttttattttgccTTGTAATATGAAGTTGTTTATTTGCAAATTatgtattgaatttttctttatttttgtcgATGAATCtgtaattgtatataataaaatcaccCTCAAACGCATGCACACATATGAACAAATTTCGTCATTATTTTCCGTAAAATGCAAAGtataacaaaatcaaaaggtTGAGACTGAGaggaaaaatgtaaaaagaaaagattggGGATAAAGTACAAATAACCCCATATATTGAATGGGTGTTTGTATTTTACCAGGATTGTGGGGTTGGCACATGGGCGTGGGCGTGGGCGTGTCCGCTTCACAAATTTCAGGGTAGTCAATCAATGTTACATTAGTTGCCGGTAGAGCTACCTATTCAGACACCAATAAAGTAAGTGTAaatgcagcagcagcagcagcagaatctcctattaatatttattacttgatgaagatatatatatatatatatatatatgctccAATAGTAATCTACGTACGTATATTAAAGAGGTAGGTAGAAATAATAATGGAACGGGAAAAAGAtatgatgataatatgttgATGATAGAGAtgattaatttcttgatttcctGCAGACGACCTTTTGAATCTTCATCTCTCTTGTTTACTTGCCAAATGGGTGGCCCGACACGTGAGCAATCAGGCAGgccatgatgatgatgtttaACATTTTGTAGCTAGCACAAGTAAATGTGTGTGTGGTAGAGAGTCGTCTATCAATTGTTTGTTATATGTCCAAATCTATGTGTAGCTaccttaatttaattacaactgcactctatatatatatacaccttcCATCTGCTTCacctaattattaattatttgtctgcttctgttttcatttcatttgtaacTTTTAATTCTACGGACGCCCATCACTGacgtctatatatatatatatataatgatttatGATATCTTAATTAAGGATACATGCATCTTCTTCATTCAACTTTGAAAACAAACAGACAGCTATTTTTGGCTAAAACTAAGTCgtcacaaatatatatatatatatatatatatatgtgtgtgttgaTGAGTTGAGCATGAGGCAGGGAGGGAGGGAGACAGACATGCTCGCTTGTGTCGTGtgcatgaatttatttttagtaaaattattagcAGCTGCTCATCGTTACTTCAACATCATgaatttcaactttatttatattagacAAAGACAGTAGTCTTATTATAACAACAACTGCATAATTAGTGTATACATAGGAAAATGATGGTAAAGGCAAGTGTCCCATCAACGATTGAAGCAAGGAAAGAGTTGGATGTGATGTAGTAGAAGAGGCGGTCAAAAGGGAATTGATGCATTCAATGAGCCAAATCATGCAATGTCACAACCTCATACCAACAGCTGTTGCAATTTCCTCCTATactcttttctatttctttcatttcaattttcaactcTTCATTAATTCacctaatttttatttactaccCACCCAAAAACACATCAACAacactataataattaagaattgatcttttaatttccttgcttatttttcatcttcatcatcatctgaaTACATACATCTTTTCTGAatcttccctttttcttttctggtcTGAGATGATGTGATCCGTCCTGGCAGATAACATTTATTACACACATGTCCCGTGTTCCAATTCCATGTGTGATGATAACATCTGATCCCAAGGACAAACTACAAACCAAATCTCAAATTAGAAACGGCAAGGAAAAACAAGTTGGTAGCagtatttctttcttcttttaattttctttgtgtttCTGGGCCGGGTGGATACTACTACTACTGCTACTGAGCAATGGATGATGAGGGGTCAAGAACCCCATTGTTGCAAACAAATCTCAAAAACCAAACACGTAGTACTAGGAATTCTGTCAATGCTCTGAAATGTGATTTCTTGTCTAAGTTGCCTGACAAAGTCAAGACAGGTCTTGATCCTGAGGCCTCTTCTCATCTTGATTTTTCTAAGACAACTGGCTTAGCTGCAGGTAAAACTTGTACTCTTTTCATTCTGGGTGtttgtatgaatttttatgttaCATCATTTGGTCTTTCACAAACTACTCATAATATAAGCTATTTGATCTAGTTAAAGGGATCAGTAATCACACAACTTTCTTCCATCTCTCATCTTCATCAACTCTTCACTTTCACTCTTTATCATTATTACATCCATTCCCTCATTTCTATGTCAAGCTTCATGACACACAGTTTCCTCATCACAtacgcatatatatatatacataaatttttgatCTCGTATGTCTTAGGTGAGAAAGAGTATTACCAACGACAATTTGCCACCTTGAGGTCCTTTGAGGAAGTTGATTCACTTGGTTCACCCAATCTCATTGACCAAGACCTAGATCATCAAGAACAGGCACAacatgaaagagctatgaacATTTCCAATTGGGCTAACATCTTCCTCCTTGCATTTAAGGTCTCTCTACATGGACATGGACTTGGACTTGGACTTggattttacttttttctgcCACTTCTCCTCCTTTATGCTGAAAAAATTTGTGGTTGGCTATGTCAATGAATCAACTACTCTGAATTTCCTTTTCAGATTTACGCTACGATACAAAGCGGCTCGTTGGCCATTGCAGCTTCGACGCTGGATTCTTTACTCGATCTTATGGCCGGTGGAATACTATGGTTTACCCACTTGTCAATGAAAACCATAAACATTTATCAATATCCTATTGGGAAATTGAGAATGCAACCAGTAGGCATCATCATCTTTGCTGCCGTAATGGCAACTCTCGGTATGTTTGGTCTGTTCCCTTGTTTCAGTTCTgatctttaatttttgggaTGTTTATACTCTCAGTAGTTGGTATATATCTGTTTAAACACATACATAACATAATTCTTGTGTCCTATACTTGAGAGCCGTCAATCATGTTCATCAGAGTGGCTGTGCAAATTACATGCTAATATtgactttattattattcacttAGAGGttaaatggaaagaaatgaaagcagaatttgtaatttaattaactgaGAAGGTGTAAAGGACCTGTCCTAGAAGAAGTTTCTGGAGACAGTATCTATGATCAAGTTCTTTTACTGGGACATATTAAGAACTTGTTCTACGGTGGCATGCTGAAGTATTGAGTTCTTCTCAGGATTTCAGGTGCTAATACAGGCTGTAGAACAACTGATTAAAGCTGAACCTTCAGAGAAGATGGGAGCAAATCAACTGTTCTGGCTGTACGTAATTATGCTCACAGCAACAGGGGTAAAACTTGTTCTTTGGTTTTACTGCAGAAGCTCTGGAAACAAGATTGTTCGTGCCTATGCAaaggttttattttctttttcaagtttcaaATATTCTGCTCATTGCTGCTAACCTTATTTCTAGTTTTCCAATTACTCACCTATTGTATTAACTGTGAGTAATCAGGACCATTATTTTGACGTGGTGACTAATGTGGTGGGATTGGTAGCTGCTGTTCTTGCTGACAAGTTTTACTGGTGGATTGATCCTTCTGGTGCTATAGCTTTAGCCATATATACCATAACGAATTGGTCAGGAACTGTGCTGGAAAATGCAGGTTTCCCTCTTCATACTCTTTATTAGCATAACAACATAAACCGAGGTGCATTGAGAACCTTTTGGAAGCTTATGTAGTATCATTGCAAGAACcagaagaaatataacaaGATTTGAACAGCAGAAAGATTGTTCGTAGCTGATATCTTGTATCACATACTTATTTAGGTTACTCTGAAGCTGATGCATGAATTGGGAAGAGTGGTCCTAGAAAGTGAACATATGTAGTGCTAATACTATGTTTTGACGTCCTTGCTTGAATTCTACTTGTTTTCATCTATTCGCAGTTTCACTGGTCGGACAATCAGCTCCTCCCGAAGTACTTCAGAAACTCACTTATCTTGTTCTACGTCACGATCCTAAAATCAAGCGTGTTGATACAGTCCGCGCTTACACCTTTGGCGTCCTTTACTTTGTTGAGGTATGTTTATTCCAACTACTCCACTAGCTGTGAAGCATAAATCATTCATGCAtcatgtaaaatatattatcaagaaTATCCTATTCAGCAATCACTGCTTATTATGATCCATAAGCTGGTTTAAGAACTCTTGCTTAATGTTTTTGTTATGGATAATTAGGTAGACACCCCAAAAGTTTGaacatattatgaaatatccactcaagtttaaaaatttacaagggCAGTACTGCTGCCTAGAAACATGTTTTATGGTTATGTACGTTATGCTTGTATGCCATGCCATGGTTTGAATCAATGACAGGTTGACATAGAGCTTCCGGAGGATTTGCCATTGATCGAAGCACATGCAATTGGAGAATCATTGCAAATCAAGATCGAAGAACTTCCAGAAGTTGAGAGGGCATTCGTTCATCTTGATTACGAGTGTGACCACAAGCCTGAACACACCATCCTTAGTAAACTTCCAAATAGTGACCCCTAAATCATCATAGTTATGACAACCGAAGCGATCCGAGACCATCGACTGCTGTTGTAATGTAATGTAGTAGTAGCTAGTTATTTAGTTTATACGCTTagaggaaaaatattaatgggAATGGGAATTAGAAAAGCCAGCCGGTGGAACACTGAAAGTTATCACCATCTGcttgcttatatatatatatagctttcATGAGGAGTTGTGAATTAGTAGAAATTGTTGGTGTAGAGTGCAGAATTTCAGAAGATGGTCTGTAGCAAAATTTGCATGAAAATTGAGACACAAGAACAACCTTAATACCATCGAAAATAGATTGGTTGTGGTGTACATTTATAAAGCATCTTCAAAATGCATTTCTTGTTCAAGTCCTATTTACAGGGTCTAATGCAACTTACCCCatatgatattgcaaataagcaTATTAACAACCCCTATAAAGAAACtaataatttacctctttgtattaattaaattgaagtaatttacctcttgTCATTTGTTACAGGAGAGTAAATTGCtacattttacaaaatacaatgAGTTGCTCGTTTACAATATCACACGTAAGAAttccttgtatttttctcGATTTTTATATGAGAGCAAATAtagaaatgattaaaatatttgaagtgAAATGTACGAATCGGAAATTACATTATTGACTATGTAATCTGGTTTAATGATTGAATGTTATTGTTACATATACACATATCAATGTAATACATTGATAAGGGCAATTTGGTCTCCTCGTGGAAAACTAATTTCAGTTTTTGTGAGGTGGAGGGATGATTTCGGAATTTCAGATACATAAGGGGGCTAATTGAGATAATAAACAGTTGTGAGGGGCATAATGTTATAGACTATAGTTGGAGGGGTCAACTGATATTTTcgtttttatataataataccctctcttcttcttcttcttcttctctaaAACCTCAGAGGATAACTGGGCAGCTCCATCCTTCTTTTGCTGGctactcaatttttttattttttcactccTCGAAATATAGTGTCCAAACAAGAGTAAGTATTTATGCATTTACAATACACTTTGAAGTAAATGAACGTATATGCAAGTTTGAAATTTACATGTGAATCTTTGCTTGTTTTTTTTGTGCAGCTTCTGAAACAAACCAATTTTGTTCTTGCTATTATTTCTATGTAATAGTTCTAATCTTGGGAGCTTTCTCGTTGTGCCTAGCTTTCTTtggttatttaatttt
This region of Sesamum indicum cultivar Zhongzhi No. 13 linkage group LG4, S_indicum_v1.0, whole genome shotgun sequence genomic DNA includes:
- the LOC105159646 gene encoding DEAD-box ATP-dependent RNA helicase 37 — encoded protein: MRTSWADAVDNVATGSSDNAGTSGGKEQKSAPTKPAYVPPHLRNKTPASESPAPSLSGPPSGNDRSRYNGPTSGSQWAGSRSDYGRQGYGSGGRGSGGWGGRSGWGGREREVNPFGNDDVDADTEHAFNEQENTGINFDAYEDIPVETSGDNVPPPVNTFAEIDLGDALNLNIRRCKYVKPTPVQRHAIPISLAGRDLMACAQTGSGKTAAFCFPIISGIMRGHIPQRPRGVRTVFPLALILSPTRELSMQIHEEARKFSYQTGVRVVVAYGGAPINQQLRELERGVDILVATPGRLVDLLERAKVSLQMIRYLALDEADRMLDMGFEPQIRKIVEQMDMPPRGERQTMLFSATFPKEIQRLASDFLSNYIFLAVGRVGSSTDLIVQRIEFVHESDKRSHLMDLLHAQRANGVQGKQALTLVFVETKKGADSLEHWLCLNGFPATTIHGDRTQQERELALRSFKSGNTPILVATDVAARGLDIPHVAHVINFDLPNDIDDYVHRIGRTGRAGKTGLATAFFNENNMSLAKPLADLMKEANQEVPDWLTRFASRASYGGKSRRGGGRFGARDFRRDSSFNRSGSGNDYYGGGSGGGYGGYSGGYGPAATSAWD
- the LOC105159647 gene encoding metal tolerance protein 4-like; this translates as MDDEGSRTPLLQTNLKNQTRSTRNSVNALKCDFLSKLPDKVKTGLDPEASSHLDFSKTTGLAAGEKEYYQRQFATLRSFEEVDSLGSPNLIDQDLDHQEQAQHERAMNISNWANIFLLAFKIYATIQSGSLAIAASTLDSLLDLMAGGILWFTHLSMKTINIYQYPIGKLRMQPVGIIIFAAVMATLGFQVLIQAVEQLIKAEPSEKMGANQLFWLYVIMLTATGVKLVLWFYCRSSGNKIVRAYAKDHYFDVVTNVVGLVAAVLADKFYWWIDPSGAIALAIYTITNWSGTVLENAVSLVGQSAPPEVLQKLTYLVLRHDPKIKRVDTVRAYTFGVLYFVEVDIELPEDLPLIEAHAIGESLQIKIEELPEVERAFVHLDYECDHKPEHTILSKLPNSDP